The Desulfuromonas versatilis genome has a segment encoding these proteins:
- a CDS encoding RT0821/Lpp0805 family surface protein, with product MKRFLVLLLIVALATAGCAPTMGPKETGGTILGAGAGALAGSQIGSGRGTLVAVAIGTLAGALIGQGVGQSLDRADKLYMERNAQYALESTRTQTATTWRNPDSGNYGSITPVETYQTAEGQYCREYIQTVTVGGQRQQAYGTACRQPDGTWKIVR from the coding sequence ATGAAACGGTTTCTGGTTTTACTACTGATCGTCGCACTGGCCACAGCAGGATGCGCTCCGACCATGGGGCCGAAGGAAACCGGCGGCACAATTCTCGGCGCCGGTGCCGGAGCCCTGGCTGGATCCCAGATCGGTTCAGGCCGGGGCACCCTGGTGGCGGTGGCCATCGGCACCCTCGCCGGCGCCCTGATCGGCCAGGGAGTCGGCCAATCGCTGGATCGGGCCGACAAGCTCTACATGGAGCGCAATGCCCAGTATGCCCTGGAGAGCACCCGCACCCAAACGGCCACCACCTGGCGCAACCCCGATTCCGGCAATTACGGCTCCATCACTCCGGTGGAGACCTACCAGACCGCGGAGGGGCAATACTGCCGGGAGTACATCCAGACCGTCACCGTCGGCGGCCAGCGCCAGCAGGCTTACGGAACCGCCTGCCGACAACCGGACGGCACGTGGAAGATCGTGCGCTAG
- a CDS encoding cation:proton antiporter domain-containing protein, protein MDSLTPQEITTMFLALGVLLLSARLLGELARRFRQPTVLGEILAGILLGPTLLGTVAPGVSAVLFPARGGGALVLDGLTTLAIVLFLLVAGIEIDLATVWRQGKVAVLVALCGVLLPFSMGFAAAWWAPQLVGFQPGPPPLAFALFMATALSISALPIIAKILMDLNIYRSDLGVTVVAAAVFNDLLGWLVFAVVLGMVGGDHGHAMPIAHTVWLTIGFTLAMLTLVPWLIHRLLPWIQAYASWPGGVLGFALSLCLLSAAFTEWIGIHAIFGSFLAGVAIGHSSHLREQTRTTIDQFVSFIFAPLFFASIGLRVNFATHFDLALTATLLVLAFSGKVIGSALGGRLGGLAWREAWGTGFGMSAQGTMGIILGVLALQFGLITQQVFVALVVIALVTSLVSGPLLQKVLRLKKPRRFSDHVVSEGFVRQLKAVNRSGVIGELADALTTAASLDGEAVRQAVLARERVMATGIGMGVAVPHARLEGLKAPLVAVGLSPLGVDFDAPDGLPAHVVCLILTPQQDDGAQLEILADIAATFRNESLRDKILQVSGYTQLLALLRSEKGG, encoded by the coding sequence ATGGATAGTCTGACTCCGCAGGAAATCACGACCATGTTCCTGGCCCTGGGCGTTCTGTTGCTGTCGGCCCGCCTGCTGGGCGAGTTGGCGCGCCGCTTCCGACAGCCGACGGTGCTTGGAGAAATTCTCGCCGGAATCCTGCTGGGGCCGACCCTGCTGGGGACTGTCGCCCCGGGGGTGAGCGCCGTTCTGTTTCCGGCACGCGGTGGCGGAGCCCTGGTCCTGGACGGCCTGACCACGCTGGCCATTGTGCTGTTTTTGCTGGTTGCGGGGATCGAGATCGACCTGGCCACCGTCTGGCGCCAGGGCAAGGTGGCGGTCCTGGTGGCGCTTTGCGGGGTTTTGCTCCCCTTCTCCATGGGGTTTGCCGCGGCCTGGTGGGCGCCGCAGCTGGTAGGCTTTCAGCCCGGCCCACCGCCCCTGGCCTTTGCCCTGTTCATGGCCACCGCCCTGTCGATTTCGGCCCTGCCGATCATTGCCAAGATCCTCATGGACCTCAACATCTACCGCAGTGACCTGGGGGTCACCGTGGTGGCGGCCGCGGTATTCAACGATCTGCTGGGCTGGCTGGTGTTTGCGGTGGTGCTGGGGATGGTGGGGGGAGACCACGGGCACGCCATGCCCATCGCCCACACCGTGTGGCTGACCATCGGCTTTACCCTGGCCATGCTGACGCTGGTCCCCTGGCTGATCCACCGCCTGCTCCCCTGGATCCAGGCCTATGCCAGCTGGCCCGGGGGGGTGCTGGGGTTCGCCCTGTCGCTGTGCCTCTTGTCCGCGGCCTTCACCGAGTGGATCGGGATCCACGCCATTTTCGGCTCCTTCCTCGCCGGGGTGGCCATCGGCCACTCCAGCCACCTGCGCGAGCAGACCCGAACCACCATCGACCAGTTCGTCTCGTTTATCTTCGCGCCGCTGTTTTTCGCCAGCATCGGCCTGCGGGTCAATTTTGCCACCCACTTCGACCTGGCCCTGACCGCGACCCTGCTGGTGCTGGCCTTTTCCGGGAAGGTGATCGGCAGCGCCCTGGGCGGCAGGCTGGGCGGGCTGGCTTGGCGGGAGGCCTGGGGGACGGGGTTCGGCATGAGCGCCCAGGGGACGATGGGGATCATCCTGGGGGTGCTGGCCCTGCAGTTCGGGCTGATCACCCAGCAGGTGTTCGTCGCCCTGGTGGTGATTGCCCTGGTCACCTCGCTGGTCAGCGGCCCGCTGCTGCAGAAAGTCCTGCGCCTGAAAAAGCCGCGCAGGTTTTCGGATCATGTGGTATCCGAGGGGTTCGTCCGCCAGCTCAAGGCGGTGAATCGCAGTGGGGTGATCGGGGAGCTGGCCGACGCGCTGACGACGGCCGCCTCCCTGGATGGCGAAGCGGTCCGCCAGGCGGTCCTGGCCCGCGAGCGGGTCATGGCCACCGGCATCGGCATGGGGGTAGCGGTCCCCCACGCCCGGCTCGAAGGGCTCAAGGCACCGTTGGTGGCCGTTGGCCTGTCGCCACTGGGGGTCGATTTCGACGCCCCGGACGGGCTTCCGGCCCATGTGGTCTGCCTGATCCTGACGCCTCAGCAGGACGACGGCGCCCAGTTGGAGATTCTCGCCGACATCGCGGCCACCTTCCGCAACGAGTCGCTACGGGACAAGATTCTCCAGGTTTCTGGCTACACCCAGCTTCTGGCCCTGCTGCGCAGCGAAAAGGGGGGCTGA
- a CDS encoding cation:proton antiporter domain-containing protein, producing the protein MAAEYLHILAAIAIIFLGALIGGRAASWCRIPRVTGYLVTGLLIGPSFAHLAGLPPLLPSEALAGLRLVSDIALALILMNIGGLFELERLRRWKHRIALFSLSEMALTFTLVGLAVLVCNLVVLQTTVPGLNLWQTSLAFALLLGTIAVATAPAATLMVIREYEAEGPVTGLVLTLVGFNNLASVLGFAVVCHFLILPDEGLGTLLLGMFGPMVIGGLFGLAMALWAQRLELPSEHKVLLLGGVAAATALCRSLEMDHLLASLVLGVILANSSPRWHRLQESLRQVDYLLYVAFFVLAGANLHLETLGHIGLLGVAYVLARTLGKGLGAAIGARLGAFGQRERQYVGLALLAQAGVAIGLASKLSQQWPAGGRLLETVVLGSVVIFELVGPLAVRHGLVRAGEVPILSLLQKRAPQGTLEGMHSVAEHFRSALGLPAGHRLNDPGDILVRHVMRQNVETVRHDTPYYDLLRIIAHSRYDRFPVVDRQERFLGMINYTEIRNLLFEPSLVPLVVAGDLATAANHALGPDMPLREALKTLQLNRNISYFPVIDPADPQRLLGILSQNDVLAAFRRPESS; encoded by the coding sequence ATGGCAGCCGAATACCTCCACATCCTGGCGGCTATCGCCATCATCTTTCTCGGCGCGCTGATCGGCGGCCGGGCGGCCTCTTGGTGCCGCATCCCCAGGGTCACCGGCTACCTGGTGACCGGTCTGCTGATCGGCCCCTCCTTCGCCCATCTGGCGGGACTGCCTCCCCTGCTGCCCAGCGAGGCCCTGGCCGGCCTGCGCCTGGTCTCGGACATCGCCCTGGCGCTGATCCTGATGAACATCGGCGGGCTGTTCGAGCTTGAGCGCCTGCGTCGCTGGAAGCACCGTATCGCCCTGTTTTCCCTAAGCGAAATGGCCCTTACCTTCACCCTGGTCGGCCTCGCCGTGCTGGTTTGCAACCTGGTTGTACTGCAGACCACCGTCCCGGGGCTCAACCTTTGGCAGACCTCCCTGGCCTTTGCCCTGCTGCTCGGAACCATCGCCGTCGCCACGGCTCCCGCGGCCACCCTGATGGTGATCCGCGAGTACGAGGCCGAGGGGCCCGTAACGGGCCTGGTGCTGACCCTGGTCGGGTTCAACAATCTCGCCTCGGTTCTGGGCTTTGCGGTGGTCTGCCATTTTCTCATCCTGCCCGATGAGGGGCTGGGAACGCTGCTGCTCGGCATGTTCGGCCCCATGGTCATCGGCGGCCTGTTCGGGTTGGCCATGGCGCTCTGGGCCCAGCGCCTGGAGCTGCCCAGTGAACACAAGGTGCTGCTGCTCGGCGGCGTGGCAGCCGCCACGGCCCTTTGCCGCAGCCTGGAAATGGACCACCTGCTGGCCAGCCTGGTGCTCGGGGTGATCCTGGCCAACAGTTCACCACGCTGGCACCGGCTGCAGGAGTCCCTGCGCCAGGTCGACTACCTTTTGTATGTCGCCTTCTTCGTTCTGGCCGGGGCCAATCTGCATCTGGAGACCCTCGGGCACATCGGGCTGCTCGGGGTTGCCTACGTGCTGGCCCGCACCCTGGGCAAGGGCCTGGGCGCGGCCATCGGCGCCAGACTCGGAGCCTTCGGTCAGCGCGAACGCCAGTATGTCGGCCTGGCCCTGCTGGCCCAGGCCGGCGTCGCCATCGGGCTGGCCAGCAAGCTCTCCCAGCAATGGCCCGCCGGTGGTCGTTTGCTGGAGACGGTGGTTCTCGGCTCGGTGGTCATTTTCGAGCTGGTGGGCCCCCTGGCCGTGCGCCACGGACTGGTCCGCGCCGGCGAGGTGCCGATTCTCTCCCTGCTGCAGAAACGGGCCCCCCAGGGCACCTTGGAAGGGATGCACAGCGTGGCCGAGCATTTCCGCTCCGCGCTCGGCCTGCCGGCCGGCCACCGGCTGAACGACCCGGGGGACATCCTGGTGCGCCATGTCATGCGCCAGAATGTCGAGACCGTGCGCCACGACACCCCCTACTACGACCTGTTGCGCATCATCGCCCACAGCCGCTACGACCGTTTTCCCGTCGTCGACCGCCAGGAGCGCTTCCTGGGGATGATCAACTACACCGAGATCCGCAACCTGCTGTTCGAACCCTCGCTGGTCCCCCTGGTGGTCGCGGGCGACCTGGCCACCGCGGCCAATCATGCCCTCGGCCCCGACATGCCCCTTCGCGAGGCCCTGAAAACCCTGCAACTCAACCGCAACATCAGCTATTTCCCGGTCATCGACCCCGCCGATCCTCAGCGCCTGCTCGGCATCCTCAGCCAAAACGACGTGTTGGCCGCCTTCCGCCGCCCGGAAAGCAGCTGA
- the ybgF gene encoding tol-pal system protein YbgF, whose product MERDLEEMKRRLANAERSLAGQQDTNAPLEGMARSQADLQAGLDSLRVEQQSSAGRIQDLARERDQLREELKLVRDDLGLKLTALEDRVAKLEQGGGGVAAPAAAGAPETPEGIYARALDLIQRDANYAQGRTLLQDFLQRYPQHSLSVNAMYWVGESYYGEKKYENAILQFQDVIQKYQDHPKVASALLKQGLAFKALGDTKNAKVIMQKIIDSFPLADEAKKAKGYLAEWKG is encoded by the coding sequence ATGGAACGTGACCTGGAAGAGATGAAACGGCGGCTGGCCAACGCCGAACGGTCCCTCGCCGGCCAGCAGGATACCAATGCCCCGCTGGAAGGGATGGCCCGTTCCCAGGCCGACCTGCAGGCGGGTCTCGACTCTCTGCGGGTCGAACAGCAGTCCTCCGCCGGGCGAATCCAGGACCTGGCCAGGGAGCGCGACCAGCTGCGCGAGGAACTGAAGCTGGTGCGCGACGACCTGGGGCTGAAACTGACCGCCCTCGAAGACCGTGTCGCCAAGCTCGAGCAGGGAGGCGGCGGTGTTGCCGCGCCGGCGGCCGCAGGGGCCCCCGAAACCCCCGAAGGCATCTACGCCAGGGCTCTGGACCTGATCCAGAGGGACGCCAACTATGCCCAAGGTCGGACCCTGCTGCAGGATTTCCTGCAGCGCTATCCCCAGCACAGCCTCTCGGTCAACGCCATGTACTGGGTGGGCGAGAGCTATTACGGCGAAAAAAAATACGAAAACGCCATCCTGCAGTTCCAGGACGTGATCCAGAAATACCAGGATCATCCCAAGGTGGCCTCCGCTCTGCTCAAGCAGGGTCTGGCCTTCAAGGCGCTTGGCGATACCAAAAACGCCAAGGTCATCATGCAGAAGATCATCGATTCCTTCCCCCTGGCGGATGAAGCCAAGAAGGCCAAGGGGTACCTGGCCGAATGGAAGGGCTGA
- the pal gene encoding peptidoglycan-associated lipoprotein Pal, with product MKKGNILRSMLIVAAAALLAAGCAKKPAPGTEMAGEAPVVSESPYQQEVTGISEQAVSEAAVAGQPGYLQGEVAVPGLDRIFFEFDQFTLSEQARATLAQNAAYMKANERVQVRIEGHCDERGSDEYNIALGERRALAALNYLVSLGVPASRLSIISYGEELPLEPGHGESAWSKNRRAEFKALR from the coding sequence ATGAAAAAAGGGAACATCCTGCGTTCGATGCTGATTGTGGCGGCCGCTGCCCTGCTGGCCGCGGGCTGCGCCAAGAAGCCGGCCCCCGGTACCGAGATGGCGGGCGAGGCGCCGGTGGTGTCCGAATCCCCCTATCAGCAGGAGGTGACCGGTATCTCCGAACAGGCGGTGAGCGAGGCGGCCGTGGCCGGACAGCCCGGCTACCTCCAGGGGGAGGTGGCGGTTCCCGGCCTGGACCGCATCTTCTTTGAGTTCGATCAGTTCACCCTGAGCGAGCAGGCCCGCGCGACCCTGGCGCAAAATGCCGCCTACATGAAAGCCAACGAGCGCGTGCAGGTGCGCATCGAGGGGCACTGCGACGAGCGCGGCTCCGACGAATACAACATCGCCCTCGGCGAGCGCCGCGCCCTGGCCGCTCTGAACTACCTGGTGTCCCTGGGGGTGCCGGCGAGCCGCCTGTCGATCATTTCCTACGGCGAGGAGTTGCCCCTCGAACCCGGCCACGGCGAGAGCGCCTGGTCCAAGAACCGAAGGGCGGAGTTCAAGGCACTGCGCTGA